A genomic window from Nicotiana sylvestris chromosome 11, ASM39365v2, whole genome shotgun sequence includes:
- the LOC104248378 gene encoding beta-glucosidase 40-like produces MLKKRDIALWAILMVFVLEFHTYSAQNISRNNFPKGFVFGTASSAYQFEGAVKEDGRGPTIWDKFSHSFGKVLDFSNGDVAVDQYHKYPEDIQLMKDMGMDAYRFSIAWTRIFPNGSGEINQAGVDHYNKLINALLANGIQPYVTLYHWDLPQALEDKYNGWLSPQIIKDFAIYAETCFQKFGDRVKNWITINEPHTVAIQGFDVGLQAPGRCSILLKIFCRAGNSATEPYIVTHNLLLAHASVVDIYKRKYNPIQHGSIGISLDTFWYEPLTNSKDDIEATQRAIEFNLDWYLEPIMLGRYPSSMVNRVGSRLPKFSPAESALVKGSYDFIGINHYTTWYASKNKTNIIGVLLNDSLADSGAITLPFKGLTPIAERASSIWLYIVPQGIRSLMNYIKQKYGNPLIIITENGMDDSNNALVSRQDALKDTKRIKYHNEYLTNLLAAIKEDGCNVKGYFVWSLMDNWEWAAGFSSRFGLYYVDYKDNLKRYPKNSVNWFKNFLGSA; encoded by the exons TTTGAAGGGGCTGTAAAGGAGGATGGAAGAGGTCCAACCATATGGGATAAATTTTCTCATTCTTTTG GTAAAGTACTTGATTTTAGCAATGGTGATGTAGCCGTGGATCAATATCACAAGTACCCG GAAGATATACAGCTTATGAAGGATATGGGAATGGATGCTTATAGATTTTCTATTGCTTGGACCAGAATATTCCCTA ATGGAAGTGGAGAAATCAATCAGGCTGGAGTTGATCACTACAATAAGTTGATCAATGCTCTACTAGCTAATG GAATTCAACCATATGTAACACTATACCATTGGGACCTTCCTCAAGCTCTAGAAGACAAGTACAATGGATGGCTCAGCCCACAAATCAT AAAAGATTTTGCAATATACGCGGAGACGTGCTTCCAGAAATTTGGTGATAGAGTGAAGAACTGGATCACTATCAATGAGCCACATACTGTTGCCATTCAAGGATTTGATGTAGGGCTTCAAGCGCCCGGGCGATGTTccatccttctcaaaattttttGCAGGGCTGGCAACTCTGCAACTGAACCTTACATTGTTACTCATAATCTACTACTTGCTCATGCAAGTGTTGTTGACATTTACAAGAGAAAGTACAAT CCTATACAGCATGGATCAATTGGGATATCACTAGATACCTTTTGGTATGAACCTTTGACAAACTCCAAAGATGACATTGAAGCAACACAGAGGGCCATTGAGTTTAACTTAGACTG GTATCTTGAACCTATAATGCTTGGAAGGTATCCAAGTTCAATGGTAAATAGAGTGGGAAGCCGGTTGCCAAAATTTTCACCAGCTGAATCTGCTCTTGTGAAAGGTTCCTATGATTTCATAGGCATAAATCATTATACTACATGGTATGCCAGCAAGAACAAAACCAACATAATCGGTGTTCTGCTCAATGACTCCCTCGCAGACTCTGGTGCCATTACCCTCC CATTCAAAGGATTAACGCCGATAGCAGAAAGG GCAAGTTCCATATGGTTGTACATAGTACCTCAGGGAATCAGAAGCTTAATGAACTACATAAAGCAAAAGTATGGGAACCCTCTAATCATAATCACTGAAAATG GAATGGATGATTCAAATAATGCATTAGTATCGAGACAAGATGCTCTCAAGGATACAAAAAGGATCAAATATCACAATGAATATCTTACTAACCTGTTAGCTGCTATCAA AGAAGATGGCTGCAACGTGAAAGGATACTTCGTGTGGTCTCTGATGGATAACTGGGAATGGGCAGCTGGATTTTCGTCGAGGTTTGGTCTTTATTATGTGGATTACAAGGATAACCTCAAGAGATATCCTAAGAATTCTGTGAACTGGTTCAAGAATTTCCTTGGATCTGCTTAA
- the LOC104248381 gene encoding uncharacterized protein At4g02000-like has protein sequence MKECEVSLLGKVISDKKVNFYGIRNAMTLAWGNPRELQIKEITWNFFQFIFKDKTGLDKVKLGTPWLYDRYLLNIHPWKPGLESDSPIFNESNMWVQVWNIPLHWISKDVGRKIGHALGGILDILIPENGSKEGQYMGLKVKINITKPLLREKWIKLGSKTIWVELRYENLPYVCYYCGVLGHNDKTCIHREQDVRSGNLRSDQFGT, from the coding sequence ATGAAGGAATGTGAAGTAAGTCTTCTTGGTAAGGTAATCTCTGACAAAAAGGTGAATTTTTATGGAATTAGGAATGCTATGACTCTGGCTTGGGGTAACCCTAGAGAAttacaaattaaagaaatcaCATGGAATTTTTTCCAGTTCATCTTTAAAGACAAGACAGGTTTAGATAAAGTTAAACTTGGTACTCCATGGTTATATGATAGATACCTTCTCAACATTCATCCTTGGAAACCAGGATTGGAGAGTGACTCTCCAATTTTTAACGAGAGTAATATGTGGGTTCAAGTTTGGAACATTCCTTTACACTGGATATCAAAGGATGTTGGTCGGAAAATAGGGCATGCGTTAGGCGGAATCCTAGATATTCTCATACCTGAAAATGGGAGTAAAGAGGGTCAGTATATGGGGCTTAAAGTCAAGATTAATATTACTAAGCCACTGCTTAGAGAGAAATGGATCAAGCTAGGCTCTAAAACTATATGGGTTGAATTGAGATATGAAAATCTACCTTATGTTTGTTACTATTGTGGTGTGCTAGGACATAATGATAAAACCTGTATACATAGGGAACAAGATGTACGATCAGGAAATCTTAGAAGCGACCAGTTCGGGACATGA
- the LOC138881395 gene encoding uncharacterized protein has product MATPPNFEEGQSTYRPPKLNESIMDVGKPECMTSSWLKILSYEMSYVMDHRNAIEKNFRAKKILVCGIRPDEYNRISSCQLAKEIWEALQTAHEGTTQVKQSKIDMLTTECELFRMQDDESV; this is encoded by the exons atggctACTCCTCCAAACTTCGAAGAAGGCCAGTCTACTTACAGACCACCTAAGTTAAATGAAAGTATTATGGATGTTGGAAAACCAGAATGCATGACTTCATCATGGCTGAAGATTTTGAGCTATGAGATGTCATATGTGATGGACC ACAGAAATGCCATAGAGAAGAACTTTCGTGCTAAGAAAATTCTGGTGTGTGGTATTAGACCTGATGAATACAATAGGATATCATCATGTCAATTAGCCAAAGAAATCTGGGAAGCCCTTCAGACAGCTCACGAAGGAACAACACAGGTCAAACAATCCAAAATCGACATGCTCACAACTGAATGTGAGCTCTTTAGGATGCAAGACGATGAATCTGTCTAA